A segment of the Streptomyces sp. NBC_00376 genome:
GCGCCTTCCTGTCGCCACTGCACCCGCTGGGCGAGGACCCGGCGCTGAGCCTCTGGCGCGATCTCGAACTCGCCGAGTGGCTGGACCAGTTGGGTTACGAGGAGCTCTGGGTCGGCGAACACCACTCGGCCGGCTGGGGGACGGTCTCCTCGCCCGAGCTGTTCATCGCCACCGCGGCCGAGCGGACCCGGCGCATCCGGCTCGGCACCGGGGTCGTCAGCCTCCCGTACCACCACCCGTTCATGGTGGCCTCGCGGGCCGTGCAGCTCGACCATCTGACCGGCGGGCGCTTCACCCTCGGTGTCGGCGCTGGCTCGATCCCGTCCGACATGCACTTCCTGGGCATCGACCCGGCGGACACCCGCCGTCGCACCGCCGAGTCGCTGGACGTGATCCACCGGCTGCTCACCGGTGACGAACCGGTCACCCAGGTCACCGACTGGTTCGAACTGCACGATGCCCGGCTGCAGTTGCGTCCGCGTCGGGCCTCCGGCCTGCCGCTGGCGGTCTCCAGCGCCGTCTCCCCGTTCGGCATGCGGCTGGCCGGACAGTACGGTGCCGCCCCGCTCTCCTTCGGCGTCCCGCCCCGGCCGGGCTCCTCCGTCGACGACCTGGCCGCCCAGTGGCAGCACGCCGTGGATTCGGCGGCCGAGCACGGACGCACGATCGACCGGGCCGACTGGCGGGTCACCCTGTCGGTGCATGTCGCGGACAGCCGCGAGCAGGCGCTCGACGACCTCGTCGACGGCTGGATGCGCTATCGCAACGAGTACTGGGGGCTGCTCGGCACCCCGCCGGTGCACTCGCGGACGGAG
Coding sequences within it:
- a CDS encoding LLM class flavin-dependent oxidoreductase produces the protein MERISFGAFLSPLHPLGEDPALSLWRDLELAEWLDQLGYEELWVGEHHSAGWGTVSSPELFIATAAERTRRIRLGTGVVSLPYHHPFMVASRAVQLDHLTGGRFTLGVGAGSIPSDMHFLGIDPADTRRRTAESLDVIHRLLTGDEPVTQVTDWFELHDARLQLRPRRASGLPLAVSSAVSPFGMRLAGQYGAAPLSFGVPPRPGSSVDDLAAQWQHAVDSAAEHGRTIDRADWRVTLSVHVADSREQALDDLVDGWMRYRNEYWGLLGTPPVHSRTEARKALAELIDRRSTIVGSVDECIDAVRDVQEATGGFGRLLVNVLDWADREAMKRSFELFARFVAPRFNGSLDGVAASYGWVAEQARAQRAAAR